Proteins found in one Pseudomonas sp. P8_241 genomic segment:
- a CDS encoding MarR family winged helix-turn-helix transcriptional regulator produces the protein MPDTTDNTPQTTAPYAFSEQVGHLLRKAYQRNMAIFQQNVDDSQLTAVQFITLCAVRDAGPSSLTELVKATAVDQATIRGIVERLKARDLITLEPDPQDRRKVIVGLSESGQQLVRDTVPHAARVSELTMGNLNPAERVAMLYLLRKMIDDADD, from the coding sequence GTGCCGGATACGACAGACAACACCCCGCAGACAACCGCTCCCTATGCCTTTTCCGAGCAGGTCGGTCATTTGCTGCGCAAGGCTTACCAGCGCAACATGGCGATCTTCCAGCAGAACGTCGACGATTCGCAGCTGACCGCTGTGCAGTTCATCACGCTGTGCGCCGTGCGTGATGCCGGACCTAGCTCATTAACCGAGCTGGTCAAGGCCACTGCGGTGGACCAGGCGACCATTCGAGGCATCGTCGAGCGGCTCAAGGCGCGCGACCTGATCACCCTGGAACCAGACCCCCAAGATCGGCGCAAAGTCATCGTTGGCCTGTCAGAAAGTGGCCAGCAATTAGTGCGTGATACCGTGCCTCATGCTGCCCGTGTCAGCGAACTGACCATGGGTAACCTCAACCCGGCCGAGCGTGTCGCGATGCTGTATCTGCTGCGCAAAATGATCGATGACGCCGACGATTGA
- a CDS encoding (2Fe-2S)-binding protein — protein MSEQALAPEKTVTLHVNGQTTTVCAMADTPLLLVLRNDLQLNGPKYGCGLGECGACTVIIDGVAARACVFPLSGAEGREITTLEGIGSREHPHPVQQAFIDEQAAQCGYCMNGMIMTAKALLDRNPHPSEAQIRNELSANLCRCGTHIEILRAVLRAARQKP, from the coding sequence ATGAGTGAGCAAGCACTGGCGCCGGAAAAGACCGTGACGCTTCACGTCAATGGCCAGACCACTACGGTCTGTGCCATGGCCGACACGCCGCTGTTGCTGGTGCTGCGCAATGATTTACAGCTCAATGGCCCGAAATACGGTTGTGGCCTGGGCGAGTGCGGCGCCTGCACGGTGATCATCGATGGTGTTGCGGCGCGGGCTTGCGTGTTCCCGTTGTCCGGTGCCGAGGGGCGGGAAATCACCACCCTCGAAGGCATTGGCAGCCGAGAGCATCCGCACCCGGTGCAGCAGGCCTTTATAGATGAGCAGGCGGCGCAGTGTGGCTACTGCATGAACGGCATGATCATGACCGCCAAGGCCTTGCTCGATCGCAACCCGCACCCCAGCGAGGCACAGATTCGCAACGAACTGTCGGCCAATCTCTGCCGCTGCGGCACCCATATCGAAATTCTTCGTGCGGTACTGCGTGCCGCCCGTCAAAAGCCTTGA
- a CDS encoding molybdopterin cofactor-binding domain-containing protein, with protein MTHATLTRDQLLAKSGVLLVVDQIQPPSGPVAKGGVPVIKPKELALFLAVNDDGKVYAFNGHVDLGTGIRTALAQIVAEELDLALDQVSMVLGHTDSAPNQGATIASATIQISAIPLRNAAAEARRFLLVRAARRFAVAADTLRINSGVISSEDGRQLTFAELVEGERDHLTISGDAPLKRLEDYRLVGKGAARVDIPGKATGELTYVHDMRLPDMLHGRVIRPPYAGLDSGDFVGNSLLEVDESSIAHIPGIVRVVVIRDFVGVVALREEQAAKAAQALKVTWKAWNHKLPNMDDVAQAIRDNPRIQRVVLDKGNVDQALEQASERMTRTYLWPYQMHGSIGPSCALADYREDGIRVWSGTQNPHLLRADLAWLLEYPEERIEIIRMEAAGCYGRNCADDVCADAVLLSRAVGVPVRVQLTREQEHVWEPKGTAQLMEVDGGINLDGGVAGYDFQTSYPSNGAPTLALLLTGRVEPVAAMFEMGDRTSIPPYDFEHMRVSVNDMAPIVRASWMRGVSALPNTFAHESYIDELAFAAGVDPIEYRLRYLNDERASDLVKATAARAEWTPRTQPMQIPEQDNILRGRGFAYARYIHSKFPGFGAAWAAWVADVAVDKRSGEVSVTRVVIGHDAGMMINPAGVQHQIHGNVIQSTSRVLKERVTFEESTVASKEWGGYPILTFPQVPQIDVLMMPRQNEAPMGAGESAAVPSAAAIANAIYDATGIRFRELPITAERVLAALKGSADEANANPPDSPKAKRSKWLFGSLFAAFGAILGVAATALPWRAEIAPITPPSAGTWSAATLERGRLLAAVGDCAVCHTASGGATNAGGLAMQTPFGTLYSSNITPDPKTGIGSWSYSAFERAMRDGISRDGKNLYPAFPYTAFRNINDADMQALYAYLMSQAPVSQPAKVNDMQFPFNMRPLMAGWNALFLRKGEIQVQPQRSEQWNRGAYLVNGLGHCAACHSPRNLMGAEKGGKNFLAGGMVDGWEAPALNGLSKSPTPWTEDQLFTYLSSGYSDAHGVAAGPMGPVVSELAKLPKADIRAMAVYLASLDGTVQAQTRSSTETVAQPSVTEVSLNNGRRVFEGSCQGCHADGLGPKLFGVSPSLATNTSLHSTLPDNLLKVILQGISNPATPDLGYMPGFKDSLSNRQIAELTAYLRNRFASAEPAWQGLEQKVAHLRANPGTH; from the coding sequence ATGACTCATGCAACGCTCACCCGTGATCAGCTGTTGGCCAAGTCCGGCGTTTTGTTGGTCGTCGATCAGATACAGCCACCGTCCGGCCCCGTCGCCAAAGGTGGTGTACCCGTCATCAAACCCAAGGAGCTAGCGTTGTTCCTAGCGGTCAATGACGATGGCAAGGTCTATGCGTTCAACGGCCACGTGGACCTGGGCACCGGGATCCGTACTGCGCTGGCTCAAATTGTCGCCGAAGAGCTGGATCTGGCGCTGGACCAAGTCAGTATGGTCCTTGGTCATACCGACAGTGCGCCGAACCAGGGCGCAACCATCGCCAGTGCGACGATCCAGATTTCGGCCATCCCCTTGCGTAACGCCGCGGCTGAAGCCCGACGATTTTTGCTGGTTCGGGCGGCCCGGCGTTTTGCCGTTGCGGCTGACACCTTACGGATAAACAGCGGGGTAATCAGCAGCGAAGACGGTCGCCAGCTCACGTTTGCCGAACTGGTGGAGGGCGAGCGTGACCATTTGACGATTTCCGGCGATGCGCCGCTCAAGCGTCTGGAAGATTATAGGCTGGTGGGCAAGGGCGCAGCGCGGGTGGACATTCCCGGTAAAGCCACTGGCGAGCTGACCTACGTGCATGACATGCGGCTGCCGGACATGCTGCATGGCCGGGTGATTCGCCCACCTTACGCCGGGCTCGACAGCGGTGATTTCGTCGGCAACAGCCTGCTGGAGGTGGACGAGTCCTCCATCGCGCACATTCCCGGCATCGTCCGGGTGGTGGTGATTCGCGATTTCGTCGGCGTGGTCGCCCTGCGTGAAGAGCAGGCTGCGAAGGCCGCCCAGGCGCTGAAAGTCACTTGGAAAGCCTGGAACCACAAACTGCCGAACATGGATGACGTCGCTCAGGCCATTCGCGACAACCCCCGGATACAGCGCGTCGTGCTGGACAAGGGCAATGTAGACCAGGCACTGGAGCAGGCCAGCGAACGCATGACTCGCACCTATCTGTGGCCGTATCAGATGCACGGCTCCATTGGCCCTTCATGCGCACTGGCGGATTATCGCGAGGATGGCATTCGCGTCTGGTCGGGCACACAAAATCCGCACTTGCTGCGCGCTGACCTGGCATGGTTGCTGGAGTATCCGGAAGAGCGGATCGAGATCATCCGCATGGAAGCGGCAGGTTGTTACGGGCGTAATTGCGCCGACGACGTCTGCGCCGATGCGGTTTTACTGTCCCGCGCTGTCGGCGTGCCGGTACGGGTGCAACTGACCCGCGAGCAAGAGCACGTATGGGAGCCCAAAGGTACGGCGCAACTGATGGAGGTCGATGGAGGCATCAATCTCGATGGCGGGGTGGCCGGTTACGATTTTCAGACCAGCTACCCGTCCAATGGTGCACCGACCCTGGCACTGCTGCTGACGGGGCGTGTCGAACCGGTGGCGGCGATGTTCGAAATGGGCGACCGCACCTCGATCCCACCCTACGACTTTGAACACATGCGCGTGAGCGTAAACGACATGGCGCCCATTGTTCGGGCTTCGTGGATGCGGGGCGTGTCGGCGCTGCCCAATACCTTCGCCCATGAGTCGTATATCGATGAATTGGCCTTTGCCGCGGGTGTCGACCCCATCGAGTACCGTTTGCGTTATCTGAATGATGAGCGCGCCTCGGATCTGGTCAAAGCCACTGCTGCCCGCGCCGAATGGACACCGCGTACGCAGCCGATGCAAATCCCGGAACAAGACAACATCCTTCGTGGCCGGGGTTTTGCCTATGCCCGTTACATTCACAGCAAATTTCCAGGCTTCGGCGCGGCGTGGGCGGCGTGGGTCGCGGACGTGGCGGTGGACAAGCGCAGCGGCGAAGTGTCAGTCACCCGCGTAGTAATCGGTCATGACGCCGGGATGATGATCAATCCGGCCGGTGTTCAGCATCAGATTCACGGCAATGTGATTCAGTCCACCAGCCGCGTGCTCAAGGAGCGTGTGACCTTCGAAGAGTCCACCGTTGCCAGCAAGGAGTGGGGCGGTTACCCGATCCTGACATTCCCGCAGGTGCCGCAAATCGATGTGCTAATGATGCCGCGCCAGAACGAAGCACCCATGGGGGCGGGTGAGTCGGCGGCAGTGCCAAGCGCGGCAGCGATAGCCAATGCGATCTACGACGCCACCGGGATTCGCTTTCGTGAACTACCGATCACCGCTGAGCGTGTGCTGGCAGCGCTCAAAGGATCGGCGGACGAAGCGAATGCCAATCCCCCTGATTCGCCAAAGGCCAAGCGCTCGAAATGGTTGTTCGGCTCATTGTTCGCAGCGTTCGGCGCGATACTTGGCGTTGCTGCCACGGCTTTGCCCTGGCGTGCGGAAATCGCACCGATCACGCCACCCAGCGCGGGCACCTGGTCTGCGGCGACGCTGGAGCGAGGGCGTTTGCTGGCAGCCGTCGGCGATTGCGCGGTGTGTCACACTGCGTCAGGCGGTGCGACCAATGCGGGCGGGTTGGCAATGCAGACGCCTTTCGGAACGCTATATAGCAGCAACATCACACCTGACCCGAAAACCGGGATTGGCAGTTGGTCCTATTCCGCGTTCGAACGGGCCATGCGCGATGGCATCAGTCGCGATGGCAAGAATCTGTATCCGGCATTTCCTTACACTGCCTTCAGGAATATCAACGACGCCGATATGCAGGCGCTGTACGCGTACTTGATGTCACAGGCCCCGGTGAGCCAGCCCGCCAAGGTCAACGACATGCAGTTCCCATTCAACATGCGGCCGCTGATGGCGGGTTGGAACGCTTTATTCCTGCGCAAGGGCGAAATCCAGGTGCAGCCGCAACGCAGCGAGCAGTGGAATCGCGGCGCCTACCTGGTCAATGGGTTGGGTCACTGCGCGGCCTGTCATTCGCCGCGCAACCTTATGGGCGCGGAGAAGGGCGGTAAAAATTTCCTGGCGGGCGGCATGGTCGATGGCTGGGAAGCACCTGCGCTCAATGGCTTATCCAAATCGCCCACGCCGTGGACCGAAGACCAACTGTTCACCTACCTGAGCAGTGGTTATTCCGATGCCCACGGTGTCGCGGCGGGCCCTATGGGGCCGGTGGTTAGCGAATTGGCGAAACTGCCCAAAGCAGACATACGGGCGATGGCGGTTTACCTCGCGTCGCTCGATGGCACGGTGCAAGCACAGACCCGCTCAAGCACGGAAACTGTAGCGCAACCCAGCGTCACAGAGGTGTCGTTGAACAATGGTCGGCGGGTGTTTGAAGGTTCCTGCCAAGGCTGTCACGCCGATGGTCTTGGGCCGAAACTGTTTGGTGTCAGTCCCTCGTTGGCGACTAATACCAGTCTTCACAGTACGTTGCCAGACAACCTGCTGAAGGTCATTTTGCAAGGCATCTCCAACCCGGCGACGCCGGATCTTGGTTATATGCCAGGTTTCAAGGACAGCCTGTCCAACAGGCAGATCGCCGAACTGACGGCATACCTGCGCAATCGCTTCGCCTCAGCTGAACCTGCGTGGCAAGGGCTGGAGCAGAAGGTCGCGCACTTGCGGGCCAATCCCGGAACTCATTGA
- a CDS encoding TetR/AcrR family transcriptional regulator has protein sequence MSLRIIVKGNSVNKKTGIRAQQADQTKARILQAAVKVFTRDGYAGGRIEQISSEAESNDRMIYYYFGSKENLFVRVLEHTYEAFNHAESMLRLDLSNPVQALRERVAFVWHYYVKHPEFVAILNIENLHEGTHARQSSELRRLSGTTLGVITPIIEAGQRQGVFRQDIDINHVYLMIASLCYFYNSNRYTLTSFLGLNLADQGQQQDWLAFISDLVVRGVLTLPASQ, from the coding sequence ATGTCGCTACGCATAATCGTCAAGGGCAACAGCGTGAACAAAAAAACAGGTATCAGAGCCCAGCAGGCCGACCAGACCAAGGCTCGTATTCTCCAGGCCGCGGTCAAGGTCTTCACCCGTGATGGTTATGCGGGCGGGCGGATCGAACAGATTTCCAGTGAAGCCGAGTCCAATGACCGGATGATCTATTACTATTTCGGCAGCAAGGAAAACCTCTTTGTACGGGTGCTTGAACACACTTATGAAGCATTCAACCATGCCGAAAGCATGCTGCGCCTGGACCTTTCGAACCCCGTGCAGGCCCTGCGTGAACGGGTGGCGTTCGTCTGGCATTACTACGTAAAGCATCCGGAATTCGTCGCTATCCTCAATATCGAAAACCTGCACGAGGGCACGCACGCCAGGCAGTCCAGTGAGCTTCGTCGCTTGTCCGGCACCACGCTGGGCGTGATCACACCGATCATCGAAGCGGGTCAGCGACAGGGGGTGTTTCGCCAGGACATCGACATCAATCACGTTTACCTGATGATCGCCTCGCTCTGCTACTTCTATAACTCCAACCGGTACACCCTCACCTCATTTCTTGGTCTAAACCTGGCGGATCAAGGCCAGCAGCAGGACTGGCTGGCGTTCATCAGCGATCTGGTGGTGCGCGGTGTGCTGACACTGCCTGCGTCTCAGTGA
- a CDS encoding XdhC family protein, with product MSDLYALLDALDQANSTKIDAVLATVVKVEGSAYRRPGARMLIPLFGQSVGTISGGCLEQELARKAWWLTESGGTVVRRYSTAAQEEEDAEDEDAALTFGLGCNGTAHVLLERHDAGKRSLLLDVLQRVRATGQPAALATVIAAGRTARVRVGARMGLNAFMNACEGIRCQALQHALQGDLRSTLARKKSQLMIYGSGVDEVEVFLEYIAPQRRLMIFGAGHDAQPLVRFARDLNWHVTVVDGRAHFARPERFPGASHVIVAPIDEPFNLSSSVDGAAVVIMTHSYRQDRYWLKNVLQCTPAYVGQLGPRERTERLLDEMGALARLPESLPRLHYPIGLDLGGDTPASVALAIVGEITAYLNERSGGMLKYRNSTIHQACEPTRSPAMGGLQAKMEA from the coding sequence ATGTCTGATTTGTACGCCTTGCTCGATGCATTGGATCAAGCCAACAGCACAAAGATCGATGCTGTACTCGCCACGGTCGTCAAGGTCGAGGGCTCGGCCTATCGGCGTCCTGGTGCGAGGATGCTGATTCCACTGTTTGGCCAGTCAGTCGGAACCATCAGTGGCGGTTGCCTGGAGCAGGAGTTGGCCAGGAAGGCCTGGTGGTTGACCGAGTCCGGCGGGACAGTGGTTCGTCGTTACAGCACGGCGGCCCAGGAAGAGGAGGACGCCGAAGATGAAGACGCGGCGCTGACATTTGGCCTGGGCTGCAACGGTACCGCGCATGTACTCCTGGAACGCCATGATGCCGGCAAGCGGAGTCTGTTGCTCGATGTGCTTCAGCGGGTGAGGGCCACCGGTCAACCGGCAGCCCTGGCGACCGTCATTGCCGCGGGCCGAACAGCCCGTGTGCGAGTCGGTGCTCGAATGGGACTGAACGCCTTTATGAACGCGTGTGAGGGCATCCGCTGCCAAGCGCTTCAACACGCCCTGCAGGGTGATTTGCGCAGTACCCTTGCGCGCAAAAAGTCTCAGTTGATGATTTACGGAAGCGGTGTAGATGAGGTCGAGGTCTTTCTCGAATACATCGCGCCACAGCGTCGACTGATGATCTTTGGCGCGGGTCATGACGCCCAGCCTTTGGTGCGGTTCGCCAGGGATTTGAACTGGCATGTCACGGTGGTGGACGGGCGTGCGCACTTTGCTCGCCCGGAACGGTTCCCTGGAGCAAGCCACGTCATTGTTGCGCCTATCGACGAGCCTTTTAACTTATCCAGTTCTGTCGACGGTGCCGCAGTGGTGATCATGACCCACAGCTATCGACAGGATCGGTATTGGCTTAAAAACGTTTTGCAATGTACTCCCGCCTATGTCGGGCAGTTGGGCCCTCGAGAGCGAACAGAACGACTGCTCGATGAGATGGGCGCCTTGGCCCGTTTGCCAGAAAGCCTGCCCAGGCTTCACTATCCGATCGGCCTGGATCTGGGGGGCGATACCCCGGCGAGCGTGGCCTTGGCCATTGTTGGCGAGATCACGGCCTACCTCAATGAACGCAGTGGCGGGATGTTGAAATACCGCAATTCCACCATTCACCAAGCTTGTGAGCCAACCCGCTCTCCAGCGATGGGCGGCCTGCAGGCGAAAATGGAAGCGTAG